The sequence GCCGACCGAGACCCCGACCAACACGCTGACGGCGACGAACACGCCGACGGTGACCAATACCCCGACCAACACGCCGACGGCGACCAACACGCCGACCAAAACGCCGACGGCGACCGAGACCCCGACCAACACACCGACGGCGACAAACACGCCGACCAGCACCCCGACGGCGACCAGTACGCCGACGGCGACCAACACGCCGACCAGTACGCCGACGGCGACCAACACGCCGACCAACACACCGACGGCAACCAGTACGCCGACCAACACACCGACGGCGACCAGTACGCCGACGGCGACCAACACGCCGACCAGCACCCCGACGGCGACGAACACGCCGACGGCGACCAACACGCCGACCAACACGCCGACGGCGACCAACACACCGACCAACACACCGACGGCGACAAACACGCCGACCAACACACCGACGGCGACGAACACGCCGACCAGCACCCCGACGGCGACCAGTACGCCGACGGCGACCAATGCGCCGACCAACACGCCGACGGTGACGAACACACCGGCCAACACGCCGACGGCGACCAGCACCCCGACCAACACGCCGACGGCGACCAACATACCAGTGCCAACGGTTGTTTCAGCGCCGGCTGTTTACCGATACTACATACCGATAATGTTCAATAGCTATAGCCGCTATCTGGTTATTGATGAACGTTCGCAATTAACAACTATCCCAAGGAGTATTTGTCCAGAACCTGTTTGCCCGAACTAGCAACAAGAGGGGCGAAAGCCGCATTCGCCCCTCTGTCACCACCTAAACGACATGGTGATTGGCAAACAACAGCACTTTGTTCACTATAGATAACCGATTGATTTAGTAGCTATTCAACCGATTCTGCTGGGTTAAAGGTGTCAAGTGTCTCGTTATCGTCATTATCAACGGGGTAACACTTGCTTAGCAAGACCACAACACATGTCAGTTGAAGAATATAGATGGTACCATTTCTTCTATATGGGTGCACATCCCGGCTCAGTCGATGTCGAAAAGTTTCGGACAAACGCAGTGATGTTCACTCCAGAACGGAGCGGGCGAATGGGATGCTATGAGGTGTCCCCATGGTATTACAGAACGTTCAGCTTCACGCTATCAGGTCTGTTGGTCACAGTATTCCTGTTTGGAGTAGTCCAGTCTACGCATGTAACCCAGGCGCAAAATGGGTATTCGGTGCGCTTTTACGGTAGCGATACCAATGACGGTGATCGGGTCAAAATACCATTGGGATTGATTGACAGTAATGGACGAATGACCACTTCGTACCCGATCAATCTGGTTAACGCATTCACTATTGAGTTCTGGATGAAAGCAACTGCCTCTGACAACAGTGCTCCTGCGTGTTCTAATGGATGGTATACCGGGAATATCATCCTTGATCGCGATGTCTTTGGAGAAGGTGACTACGGAGATTACGGGGTTGCCATCTGTGATCAACGCTTGGTCGTTGGGGTTAGCGTTGGCAATGATGATCGACTATTGATCGGTAGAACGGTAGTTACTGACGGACTCTGGCATCATATCGCGATCACCCGTGCAGAGAGCGGTCGGATCCGACTATTTATAGACGGGCAACTTGATGGGGAATTAAACGGTGCAACAGGCCGGATCGATTATCGGCAACATCGATCAACCAGTTATCCGAGCAGCGACCCGTATTTGGTGCTCGGAGCGGAAAAACATGACTACCCCGGTAGTCGTTATTACAGTGGTTTGCTCGACGATCTACGTTTCTCGAACGTGGTGCGCTACACGACGACTTTTGTCCGTCCAACTACCCCACACCCTCTCGATGCTGATACTGTCGCTCTTTATCGTTTTGATGAAGGGTCGGGGGTTCGTATCGGCGATAGTGCACCTGGTGGGGTGAATACTGGCGAGTTAAAGCCCCGATCAGGTGGTGCAGCACAACACTGGTCGACTGACACACCCTTTAGTAATACGGCTCCTACGAGTACGATTGCGCCCACGGCAACCGGCACGAACACGCCGACTGCAATCGCCCCATCGCCCACGGCAACCGGTACGAACACGCCGACTGCAATCGTCCCATCGCCCACGGCAACCGGCGCGAACACGCCGACTGCAATCGCCCCATCGCCCACGGCAACCGGCACGAACACGCCGACTGCAATCGTCCCATCGCCCACGGCAACCGGCACGAACACGCCGACTGCAATCGTCCCATCGCCCACGGCAACCGGCACGAACACGCCGACTGCAATCGTCCCATCGCCCACGGCAACCGGTACGAACACGCCGACTGCAATCG comes from Chloroflexus sp. Y-396-1 and encodes:
- a CDS encoding LamG domain-containing protein, which codes for MSVEEYRWYHFFYMGAHPGSVDVEKFRTNAVMFTPERSGRMGCYEVSPWYYRTFSFTLSGLLVTVFLFGVVQSTHVTQAQNGYSVRFYGSDTNDGDRVKIPLGLIDSNGRMTTSYPINLVNAFTIEFWMKATASDNSAPACSNGWYTGNIILDRDVFGEGDYGDYGVAICDQRLVVGVSVGNDDRLLIGRTVVTDGLWHHIAITRAESGRIRLFIDGQLDGELNGATGRIDYRQHRSTSYPSSDPYLVLGAEKHDYPGSRYYSGLLDDLRFSNVVRYTTTFVRPTTPHPLDADTVALYRFDEGSGVRIGDSAPGGVNTGELKPRSGGAAQHWSTDTPFSNTAPTSTIAPTATGTNTPTAIAPSPTATGTNTPTAIVPSPTATGANTPTAIAPSPTATGTNTPTAIVPSPTATGTNTPTAIVPSPTATGTNTPTAIVPSPTATGTNTPTAIVPSPTATGTNTPTAIAPSPTAISATLPTATYTIVPTASQTPSAMPSIGNAPIVPTPHIRVYVPLITYVIGNRSNEI